In a single window of the Rhodamnia argentea isolate NSW1041297 chromosome 2, ASM2092103v1, whole genome shotgun sequence genome:
- the LOC115739485 gene encoding transcription factor bHLH84-like, giving the protein MESLGVFADGELDLLRILFSNDEPDQYPFASSILEDRPNLQIPSTLVDNPDKALSGMDYLGGVHESLYCSSVSDLDSFNLQCFSQESSFSSACSNSFLNVPIPGLENYGNSNYVSVPSDQVCMFMDVCGNGGKNDSLVTDQETLCLRENMIGEAKFKDSDNVQSQEVSVPVEALPLKRKPSRSGKIASRSDKTDIEMPEKPKKKPRLSSDVQKTRKKNTPLKRNQKLTSLDDDNEERNVKEDGQSSSTCSSEDDVSSHDLKDSKASESLSSDAKTRASRGAATDPQSLYARKRRERINERLKILQNLIPNGTKVDISTMLEEAVQYVKFLQLQIKLLSSDNLWMYAPIAYNGKDIGLDRILFPQL; this is encoded by the exons ATGGAGAGCTTGGGAGTCTTTGCTGATGGAGAACTGGACTTACTGAGAATATTGTTCTCCAACGATGAGCCTGATCAGTACCCTTTTGCTAGTAGCATCCTTGAAGATAGACCGAACCTTCAGATCCCGTCGACTCTTGTTGACAATCCCGATAAAGCCTTATCGGGCATGGATTACCTTGGAGGAGTTCATGAGAGTTTGTATTGTTCTTCAGTCTCTGATCTTGATTCTTTTAATCTGCAATGCTTCTCTCAAGAGAGCAGCTTTTCTAGTGCTTGCAGCAACAGTTTTCTTAATGTTCCCATTCCTGGCCTCGAGAACTATGGCAACTCTAATTATGTGTCAGTCCCTAGTGATCAAGTCTGCATGTTCATGGATGTTTGTGGGAATGGAGGGAAAAATGACTCCTTGGTCACAGATCAAGAGACTCTGTGCTTAAGAGAGAACATGATCGGCGAGGCCAAATTCAAGGACAGCGACAATGTTCAGTCTCAAGAAGTTTCTGTTCCCGTCGAGGCATTGCCACTGAAAAGGAAGCCTTCCAGGTCAGGCAAGATAGCCTCAAGGAGTGATAAAACAGACATTGAAATGCCCGAGAAGCCAAAGAAAAAACCGCGCCTTTCGTCAGAT GTGCAGAAAACCCGAAAGAAGAATACTCCATTGAAAAGGAACCAGAAGCTCACTTCCCTCGATGACGACAATGAGGAGAGGAATGTCAAGGAAGACGGACAGAGCTCCAGTACTTGCAGCTCCGAGGATGATGTCTCTTCTCACGACCTCAAAGATTCAAAGGCCAGCGAATCTCTCAGCTCCGATGCAAAAACAAGAGCTAGTAGAGGAGCTGCCACTGATCCTCAGAGCCTCTATGCAAGG AAAAGGCGCGAGAGGATTAATGAAAGACTGAAGATCTTGCAGAACCTCATTCCTAATGGAACCAAG GTTGACATCAGTACAATGCTTGAAGAAGCAGTGCAATATGTGAAGTTTCTGCAGCTCCAAATTAAG CTCTTGAGCTCTGATAATCTGTGGATGTATGCTCCTATTGCCTACAATGGCAAAGACATTGGCCTGGACAGAATTCTTTTTCCTCAACTATGA